The Solenopsis invicta isolate M01_SB unplaced genomic scaffold, UNIL_Sinv_3.0 scaffold_572, whole genome shotgun sequence genome includes a window with the following:
- the LOC120359995 gene encoding uncharacterized protein F54H12.2-like, whose amino-acid sequence MSFLHTHSSECLKSELDLFALPPTQTSIESAQWIYYKPVTSLADDAPIEFVIPGHGEDYLDLTHTMLSLRIRVETGTNTGTAAAAPKVGPVNQLLHSMFNQIDVYFNQKLVSPPNNAYAYRAYIEALLNYASPAKTSHLTSCLWDTDTPGFMDEPVDSPTNQALVRRARYIQGGRALDLIGHLHCDVFNQDKFLINGVEVRMRLVRSKDSFCLMETNSTSKSAF is encoded by the coding sequence ATGTCTTTCCTTCATACCCATTCGAGCGAGTGTTTGAAGAGTGAACTCGATCTCTTCGCTTTACCGCCTACCCAGACTAGTATCGAGAGTGCTCAATGGATTTATTACAAGCCCGTAACATCGCTCGCAGACGACGCACCAATAGAATTTGTTATACCCGGTCATGGAGAAGACTACCTGGATCTCACGCACACTATGCTAAGTCTCCGTATACGTGTAGAAACGGGAACAAATACCGGCACCGCCGCCGCAGCGCCCAAAGTAGGCCCTGTAAATCAACTGCTGCATTCCATGTTCAATCAAATCGACgtgtatttcaatcaaaaactcGTGTCACCTCCAAACAACGCTTACGCTTACCGCGCATACATCGAGGCGTTATTAAATTATGCTTCACCCGCAAAAACTTCCCATCTCACCTCTTGTCTGTGGGACACGGATACTCCCGGTTTCATGGACGAGCCGGTAGATTCGCCAACGAATCAGGCTCTCGTAAGACGCGCTCGTTACATTCAAGGAGGACGCGCGTTGGATCTCATAGGACATCTTCACTGCGACGTTTTTAATCaggataaattcttaattaacggAGTGGAAGTTAGAATGAGACTCGTACGTTCCAAAGATTCGTTTTGTCTAATGGAAACAAATTCCACGTCAAAATCCGCATTCTAG